In Salvelinus sp. IW2-2015 linkage group LG23, ASM291031v2, whole genome shotgun sequence, a genomic segment contains:
- the LOC111951102 gene encoding PR domain zinc finger protein 15-like, which yields MTEQTPEEFIWCEDCGQYHDSECPELGPVVTVQDSFVLSRARSSLPENLEIRQVPDGKEGVFVLRRLVNRTRFGPFEAKRVSHLDKGLFPLKVLSQHMVLILWRRCICL from the exons ATGACGGAGCAAACACCAGAGGAGTTTATCT GGTGTGAGGACTGTGGGCAGTATCATGACTCTGAGTGTCCAGAGCTGGGACCAGTAGTGACTGTACAGGACTCATTTGTTCTCAGCAGAGCTCG GTCCTCTCTGCCGGAAAATCTGGAGATCAGACAGGTGCCAGATGGAAAGGAGGGAGTGTTTGTCCTACGACGGTTGGTCAATAGGACCAGGTTTGGACCGTTTGAGGCTAAGAGGgtgtcccacctggacaaaggccTGTTTCCTCTGAAGGTGCTTTCTCAACATATGGTGCTAATTTTATGGAGAAGATGTATATGTCTttaa